The following coding sequences lie in one Verrucomicrobiia bacterium genomic window:
- the glgP gene encoding alpha-glucan family phosphorylase, translated as MAKAPLAKEELDRLVAGLNKLARNLWWTWDQQAQEVFQELSPRGWQNMFHNAVAILREVSESELRARLQDQDFAERVGAAIAKYETYVAEKNTWGNENGPALARNPVAYFSAEFGLHETLPIAAGGLGVLAGDHMKSASDLGLGFVGVSLFYREGYFQQAIDHNNWQTEYYTLLNPPNLPMEPVLDAQGNPVVCTVDINMAQVAFQAWRVNVGRVPIYLIDANRPENEQRFRDLTMRVYGGDSSTRIMQEILLGIGGVKLLRQLGVTPSVFHMNEGHAAFLTLELIREKMAAGKTFEQAAADTKQQCLFTTHTPVEAGHDRFTVEMMDYALHRYRNQLAVPFDQLIGLGRVKPEDAREPFCMTVLALKLSRAANGVSELHGRVSRHMWHALFPGKAVEEVPIGHVTNGVHTLGWMKGPVRKFWRRRLAGNWEGFSPAEKKAKGGKGTSVWSKLTKAHWDDTLDDPEFWQRIADPGYVSDEELWALRYQLRRELIEFTRRRLLLQGQSFRQGDFIIFDHLLNPDALTIGFARRFATYKRAPLIFQQFDNIVRLCRDKSRPVQFVFAGKAHPRDDDGKRFIQHIIHLSKYSDLKGSLVFIENYDMHVARQMVSGCDVWLNNPRRPLEASGTSGMKAIAHGCLNMSILDGWWREGYDGQNGFAIGDDSHPASVEEQDRIDSANLFNTLNNEVIPLFYERDATGLPRNWIKRIRHAMVTLMPVFNTHRMVKEYAEKYYVAK; from the coding sequence ATGGCTAAGGCACCGCTCGCAAAAGAGGAACTCGACCGGTTGGTCGCCGGGCTCAACAAGCTGGCGCGCAATCTGTGGTGGACCTGGGATCAGCAGGCACAGGAGGTGTTCCAGGAACTTTCTCCACGCGGCTGGCAGAACATGTTCCACAACGCGGTCGCCATTCTGCGCGAAGTTTCGGAGAGCGAATTGCGCGCCCGCCTTCAGGATCAGGACTTCGCCGAGCGCGTGGGCGCCGCCATTGCCAAGTATGAAACCTACGTTGCGGAAAAGAACACGTGGGGCAATGAAAACGGCCCGGCGCTCGCCAGGAATCCCGTGGCCTATTTTTCGGCGGAGTTTGGCCTGCATGAAACGCTGCCCATTGCGGCTGGCGGCCTTGGGGTGCTGGCGGGCGATCACATGAAATCCGCCAGTGATCTGGGCCTGGGTTTTGTCGGCGTCAGCCTGTTCTATCGCGAAGGCTATTTCCAGCAGGCCATTGATCACAACAACTGGCAGACCGAATACTACACGCTTTTGAACCCGCCCAACCTGCCGATGGAACCCGTGCTCGACGCGCAGGGCAACCCGGTTGTCTGCACGGTGGACATCAACATGGCGCAGGTCGCCTTCCAGGCCTGGCGTGTGAACGTCGGACGCGTCCCGATTTATCTCATCGACGCCAACCGGCCGGAGAACGAACAACGCTTTCGCGACCTTACCATGCGCGTTTATGGCGGCGACAGCAGCACGCGCATCATGCAGGAAATTCTTCTCGGCATCGGTGGTGTAAAACTCTTGCGTCAGCTGGGCGTGACGCCCTCGGTCTTTCACATGAACGAAGGGCACGCCGCCTTCCTGACCCTTGAGCTGATTCGGGAAAAGATGGCCGCCGGCAAAACCTTTGAGCAGGCCGCGGCGGACACCAAGCAGCAATGTCTGTTCACCACGCACACGCCGGTTGAGGCGGGGCATGATCGTTTCACCGTGGAGATGATGGACTATGCGCTCCACCGCTACCGGAATCAGCTGGCGGTTCCGTTTGACCAGTTGATCGGTTTGGGCCGGGTCAAACCCGAAGATGCACGCGAACCGTTCTGCATGACCGTGCTCGCGCTGAAGCTTTCGCGCGCGGCCAACGGCGTGAGCGAGCTGCATGGCCGCGTCAGCCGCCACATGTGGCACGCGCTTTTCCCCGGCAAGGCGGTCGAAGAGGTGCCCATTGGCCACGTCACCAATGGCGTTCACACGCTGGGCTGGATGAAGGGACCGGTGCGCAAATTCTGGCGGCGGCGGCTGGCGGGCAACTGGGAGGGCTTTTCCCCGGCGGAGAAGAAGGCCAAAGGCGGCAAGGGCACGTCCGTCTGGAGCAAGCTGACCAAGGCCCATTGGGACGACACGCTCGACGATCCGGAGTTCTGGCAGCGGATTGCTGACCCAGGTTACGTTTCCGACGAGGAACTCTGGGCATTGCGGTATCAACTGCGCCGTGAGCTGATTGAATTCACCCGGCGCCGGCTGTTGTTGCAGGGACAATCCTTCCGGCAGGGCGACTTCATCATTTTCGATCACCTCCTGAATCCAGATGCGTTGACGATCGGCTTTGCCCGCCGCTTTGCCACCTACAAGCGGGCGCCGCTGATCTTCCAGCAGTTCGACAACATCGTCCGGCTTTGCCGCGACAAGTCACGCCCGGTGCAGTTCGTATTTGCCGGCAAGGCGCATCCGCGCGACGACGACGGCAAGCGTTTCATCCAGCACATCATTCACCTCAGCAAATACAGCGATCTCAAGGGCAGCCTGGTGTTCATCGAGAATTACGACATGCACGTCGCACGGCAGATGGTGTCCGGGTGCGACGTGTGGTTGAACAATCCGCGCCGTCCGCTCGAAGCCTCCGGCACGAGCGGCATGAAGGCCATCGCCCACGGCTGTCTCAACATGAGCATCCTCGACGGCTGGTGGCGCGAGGGGTATGACGGCCAGAACGGTTTTGCCATCGGGGACGATTCGCATCCGGCCTCCGTCGAGGAGCAGGATCGCATCGATTCCGCCAACCTGTTCAACACCTTGAACAACGAGGTCATCCCGCTCTTCTACGAGCGGGATGCGACCGGGCTGCCGCGCAACTGGATCAAACGCATCCGCCACGCGATGGTCACCCTCATGCCGGTCTTCAACACGCACCGCATGGTCAAGGAATACGCTGAAAAGTATTACGTGGCGAAGTGA